A genomic stretch from Bacillus sp. N1-1 includes:
- a CDS encoding PhoH family protein, whose translation MAESYVDLTLQLENSNEAQSLFGPGDEHLKIIEEALKVSLVTRGEGISVRGDEESVTMVKEVVHTLHSLIKRGASISGRDVVYACQLVQQGMLDQLLELYQEEITTNAKGKPIKVKTLGQRHYVSAMKKTDLVFGIGPAGTGKTYLAVVMAVTALKYNQVKKIVLTRPAVEAGESLGFLPGDLKEKVDPYLRPLYDALHDVLGVEQTTRLIERGTIEIAPLAYMRGRTLDDSYVILDEAQNTTSQQMKMFLTRLGFGSKMVITGDITQIDLPKGKESGLAAAEKVLKRVKDVSFIYLQQTDVVRHPLVQRIIDAYEHETK comes from the coding sequence TTGGCAGAATCTTATGTTGATCTTACATTACAGCTAGAAAATTCTAATGAAGCTCAAAGCTTATTTGGCCCTGGTGATGAGCATTTAAAGATAATTGAGGAAGCCCTTAAAGTGTCACTTGTTACTCGCGGAGAAGGTATATCTGTGAGAGGGGATGAAGAAAGCGTCACGATGGTAAAAGAAGTTGTGCATACCCTTCACTCCCTCATTAAGCGAGGCGCAAGTATCTCTGGAAGAGACGTTGTTTATGCGTGTCAATTAGTGCAGCAAGGAATGCTTGATCAGCTTCTGGAACTATATCAAGAGGAAATTACCACGAATGCCAAGGGAAAGCCGATTAAAGTGAAAACGCTTGGTCAACGCCATTATGTATCGGCGATGAAAAAGACTGACCTGGTGTTCGGTATAGGGCCAGCCGGAACTGGAAAAACGTATCTTGCCGTTGTTATGGCGGTAACTGCTCTTAAGTACAATCAAGTGAAGAAGATTGTTCTTACTCGTCCAGCAGTTGAAGCTGGAGAAAGTTTAGGCTTTCTGCCAGGAGATTTGAAGGAAAAAGTAGATCCTTATTTACGTCCACTATATGATGCTCTACATGATGTTCTAGGGGTTGAACAAACGACTCGACTGATTGAAAGAGGTACGATTGAGATCGCCCCGCTTGCCTATATGCGAGGGCGAACGCTTGACGACAGCTATGTGATTTTGGATGAAGCACAAAATACAACCTCTCAACAAATGAAGATGTTCTTGACACGATTAGGTTTTGGCTCAAAAATGGTGATCACTGGTGATATCACACAGATCGATCTTCCTAAGGGAAAAGAATCAGGCTTAGCGGCCGCAGAAAAAGTTCTTAAACGAGTAAAAGATGTGTCGTTTATTTATCTTCAGCAGACAGATGTTGTCCGCCACCCGTTAGTTCAGCGTATTATTGATGCATATGAACATGAAACAAAATAA
- the yqfD gene encoding sporulation protein YqfD: MKEYIKELFSGYVRIKVVGSYTELFINRCIEYNIPIWDISRVDNETILLSLYTTDIKRIRPHLKRTRCKIRINERKGFPFILKKIVYSRGFLSGIISCILLILILSNMVWSITVNGATPEVEHKLKQVAEELGVKKGAFIFQLPSNQELQQEMTESLEEITWVGVKRSGSTYHFEVVQKQLPEKQPALNARHIVADKKAIITKIYVKEGQVQVKENDYVKPGQLLISGFIGKEEKSELVPARGEVYGKTWYVTNVSIPLKSTFETNTGERETKYSVGFFGFHLPIWGFSKPEFSRYETMLSETNLRFLKWEIPLSFQTKELLETKEVTREYTEKEALQAASQVSREDIISKTSEKAEIKEEKILHHEVENGKVNVKIHYEIIEEIGKDIPIIQGD; the protein is encoded by the coding sequence ATGAAGGAATACATTAAAGAACTTTTTTCTGGATATGTGCGAATTAAAGTGGTCGGGTCCTATACGGAACTTTTTATTAATCGTTGTATTGAATACAACATTCCAATTTGGGACATCTCTCGTGTGGATAATGAAACGATTCTGTTATCGCTCTACACTACCGATATTAAACGCATTAGGCCGCATTTAAAGAGGACAAGATGTAAAATACGCATTAATGAAAGGAAGGGATTTCCTTTTATATTAAAAAAAATAGTCTACTCTAGAGGATTCCTGAGTGGGATCATAAGTTGCATTCTACTCATTCTCATTTTATCGAATATGGTATGGTCAATCACTGTGAATGGCGCAACACCTGAAGTGGAGCATAAGTTAAAGCAAGTAGCCGAAGAACTTGGAGTAAAAAAAGGTGCATTCATATTTCAGTTACCATCCAACCAGGAGCTACAGCAGGAAATGACTGAAAGCCTTGAAGAAATCACCTGGGTGGGTGTTAAAAGAAGTGGTTCGACGTATCACTTTGAAGTCGTTCAAAAGCAATTGCCTGAAAAACAGCCTGCTTTAAATGCAAGGCACATCGTGGCTGATAAAAAAGCCATTATTACAAAAATATATGTAAAAGAAGGACAGGTTCAGGTAAAAGAAAACGATTATGTTAAACCAGGTCAGCTCCTCATTTCAGGGTTTATTGGAAAAGAAGAAAAAAGTGAACTGGTCCCTGCGAGAGGGGAAGTTTATGGGAAGACATGGTATGTAACGAATGTATCTATCCCTTTAAAATCAACTTTTGAAACGAATACTGGTGAAAGAGAAACGAAATATTCGGTAGGTTTTTTTGGTTTTCACCTTCCCATATGGGGATTTTCAAAGCCGGAGTTTTCTCGTTATGAAACGATGTTAAGCGAAACGAATTTACGCTTCCTAAAATGGGAAATTCCTTTGTCGTTTCAAACAAAAGAGCTCCTAGAAACCAAAGAAGTTACGAGAGAGTATACAGAAAAGGAAGCGCTTCAGGCAGCTAGTCAAGTTAGTAGAGAAGACATAATAAGTAAAACATCAGAAAAAGCAGAAATTAAAGAGGAAAAAATTTTACACCATGAGGTAGAGAATGGTAAAGTAAACGTAAAGATACACTATGAAATAATAGAAGAGATTGGGAAAGACATACCGATTATTCAAGGAGATTGA
- the yqfC gene encoding sporulation protein YqfC has product MAKWKHNLKSWLTRRLELPADAVMDLPRITMVGQLHIYIENHQGVLKFSNDEVRLLLKNGQLVIKGEDFMLKTILPEEILLEGKIEHVSYLDKPQN; this is encoded by the coding sequence ATGGCAAAGTGGAAGCACAATCTAAAAAGTTGGTTAACGAGAAGATTAGAGCTTCCAGCAGATGCGGTCATGGATTTGCCGCGGATCACGATGGTTGGACAGCTACATATTTACATAGAGAATCATCAAGGTGTTCTAAAATTCTCTAATGATGAAGTCCGACTACTTCTTAAAAATGGTCAATTGGTAATAAAAGGAGAGGATTTTATGTTGAAAACAATCCTTCCTGAGGAAATTTTACTGGAAGGTAAAATTGAACATGTTTCCTATCTTGATAAACCCCAAAACTGA
- the floA gene encoding flotillin-like protein FloA (flotillin-like protein involved in membrane lipid rafts) has protein sequence MDTSTLGLLVIVGLVIIGLAILFTFVPVMLWISALAAGVRVSIFNLVGMRLRRVIPSRVINPLIKAVKAGLELNTNQLESHYLAGGNVDRVVNALIAAHRANIELSFERCAAIDLAGRDVLDAVQMSVNPKVIETPFIAGVAMDGIEVKAKARITVRANIDRLVGGAGEDTVIARVGEGIVSTIGSSENHKKVLENPDMISHTVLSKGLDAGTAFEILSIDIADIDIGKNIGAVLQTDQAEADKNIAQAKAEERRAMAVAQEQEMRARVEEMRAKVVEAEAEVPMAMAEALRSGNIGVMDYMNLKNIEADTDMRDMIGKPNQEEDEDDR, from the coding sequence ATGGACACTAGCACGTTAGGATTATTAGTTATTGTAGGGTTAGTCATTATCGGTTTAGCAATACTGTTTACGTTTGTACCTGTGATGCTGTGGATCTCAGCACTAGCAGCAGGAGTTCGCGTTAGTATATTCAATCTTGTAGGAATGAGGCTTCGTCGTGTAATACCATCCCGTGTCATTAACCCGTTAATTAAAGCGGTCAAAGCGGGTCTTGAATTAAACACAAATCAACTCGAAAGCCACTACCTTGCTGGTGGTAATGTAGACCGAGTCGTTAATGCGCTCATTGCCGCACACCGAGCTAATATTGAGCTTAGTTTTGAACGCTGTGCAGCCATTGATCTTGCCGGCCGAGATGTTTTAGATGCTGTTCAGATGAGTGTTAATCCTAAAGTAATCGAGACGCCATTTATTGCGGGTGTTGCGATGGATGGCATTGAAGTAAAAGCGAAAGCAAGAATCACTGTACGTGCAAACATCGACCGACTCGTAGGTGGAGCTGGTGAAGACACCGTCATTGCTCGTGTAGGTGAGGGCATTGTCAGTACGATTGGTTCATCTGAGAATCACAAAAAGGTTCTTGAAAATCCCGATATGATTTCTCATACTGTTTTATCAAAAGGACTGGACGCTGGAACTGCTTTTGAGATTCTTTCCATTGATATTGCGGATATTGATATTGGTAAAAATATTGGTGCGGTGCTTCAAACAGATCAGGCTGAGGCAGATAAGAACATTGCTCAGGCAAAAGCTGAAGAACGTCGTGCCATGGCAGTTGCGCAAGAGCAAGAGATGCGGGCTCGCGTAGAAGAAATGCGTGCGAAAGTAGTTGAAGCAGAGGCTGAAGTACCAATGGCTATGGCTGAAGCGCTACGTTCTGGTAACATTGGTGTCATGGATTATATGAATCTAAAGAACATTGAAGCAGATACTGACATGAGAGACATGATCGGTAAACCAAATCAGGAAGAAGATGAGGATGATCGCTAA
- a CDS encoding nodulation protein NfeD produces the protein MMMVILPFAGNFALSKGEGDLVTFIPVEQEVERGLEAFLKRSIQDAEDQGADHIVLEINTPGGAVNAADNIAKIIKASDVPITAYVSNRALSAGAYIALNADQIIMEPGALMGSAAIIDQSGNAAGKKAESFWHAAMKSAAELNDRDPKYALAMADPDVDLPDYNAPKGELLTLSDQEAVEVGYAEGTAEDRTELLNILNLEEAKISDAEVSIAERIARFVTNPIIIPILLSIGSLGLVLELYSPGFGVPGFMGAGALLLFFFGHMIAGFAGWESLLLLIVGVVLILVEVFIPGFGIFGVLGAIGIVASIVLASGQSMQYVLLAVLIAIAVTIGGSYLFIRIFGYRGFFKKIILSDSTNTELGYVSNATRNELIGMEGEAVTPLRPSGIADFGDERMDVVTEGGYLPAGTEVKIVKTNGSRVVVRASK, from the coding sequence ATGATGATGGTTATTCTTCCGTTTGCAGGAAATTTTGCGTTAAGTAAGGGCGAGGGCGATCTCGTTACATTTATTCCTGTTGAACAAGAAGTGGAACGTGGATTGGAAGCTTTTCTAAAGCGATCGATTCAGGATGCGGAGGATCAAGGCGCTGATCATATTGTATTAGAAATTAATACGCCTGGTGGAGCAGTAAATGCAGCAGATAATATTGCAAAAATCATCAAAGCATCTGACGTTCCGATCACCGCCTATGTTTCCAACCGTGCTCTTTCAGCAGGCGCTTACATCGCGTTGAATGCCGATCAAATTATTATGGAGCCTGGGGCTTTAATGGGATCAGCCGCTATCATTGACCAGTCAGGAAATGCAGCCGGCAAAAAAGCAGAATCTTTTTGGCACGCCGCAATGAAGTCTGCGGCAGAGCTAAATGATCGGGATCCAAAATACGCTTTAGCCATGGCGGACCCAGATGTTGACCTCCCAGATTATAACGCACCTAAAGGGGAGCTCCTTACACTAAGTGATCAGGAAGCGGTAGAGGTTGGTTATGCTGAAGGGACAGCTGAGGATCGAACTGAATTACTTAACATCCTTAATCTTGAAGAAGCCAAAATTAGTGATGCTGAAGTGAGTATTGCAGAAAGAATTGCTCGCTTTGTTACAAATCCAATCATTATTCCGATTTTATTATCAATTGGAAGTCTGGGCCTTGTATTGGAGCTGTATTCTCCTGGATTTGGCGTACCAGGCTTTATGGGCGCCGGTGCATTACTTCTGTTTTTCTTTGGTCATATGATTGCGGGATTTGCTGGCTGGGAATCACTACTACTATTGATTGTAGGAGTTGTTCTAATTTTGGTGGAGGTGTTTATTCCTGGTTTTGGAATATTCGGGGTTCTAGGTGCTATTGGAATTGTTGCGAGTATTGTGTTGGCTTCAGGACAATCCATGCAATATGTTCTGTTAGCGGTCTTAATTGCCATTGCCGTTACAATTGGTGGTTCCTACCTCTTCATTCGAATCTTTGGTTATCGAGGATTCTTTAAAAAAATCATTCTTTCCGATTCAACAAACACTGAGTTAGGTTATGTGTCTAATGCCACTCGAAATGAGTTGATAGGCATGGAGGGAGAAGCCGTTACACCGCTAAGGCCATCGGGTATTGCAGACTTTGGAGATGAACGCATGGATGTTGTGACAGAGGGGGGTTATTTACCTGCTGGCACAGAAGTGAAAATTGTAAAAACGAATGGTTCAAGAGTCGTTGTAAGAGCAAGTAAATAA
- a CDS encoding GatB/YqeY domain-containing protein gives MSLNDRLTADMKVAMKNKEKNKLSVIRMVKSSIQNESIKLGHDLTEEEELTVLTREVKQRKDSLLEFEKAGRSDLVQNLDEELSILSVYLPKQLSEEEVEQIVQEVISETGASSKKEMGKVMGALMPRVKGKADGGLVNRLVQKNLS, from the coding sequence GTGAGTCTAAATGACCGTTTAACAGCAGATATGAAAGTAGCGATGAAGAACAAAGAAAAAAACAAACTATCTGTTATTCGGATGGTTAAATCTTCAATTCAGAATGAATCCATTAAATTGGGTCATGACTTAACTGAAGAGGAAGAACTTACCGTTCTCACTCGCGAAGTCAAGCAACGCAAAGACTCCCTCCTTGAATTTGAAAAAGCTGGCCGAAGTGATCTTGTACAGAATCTCGATGAAGAGCTGTCGATCTTATCTGTCTACCTGCCGAAACAACTCTCTGAAGAAGAAGTAGAACAAATTGTTCAGGAAGTTATTTCTGAAACGGGTGCTTCTTCAAAGAAAGAAATGGGCAAGGTAATGGGTGCGCTTATGCCGCGTGTAAAGGGCAAAGCGGACGGCGGACTTGTTAATCGTCTTGTACAAAAGAACTTATCATAA
- the rpsU gene encoding 30S ribosomal protein S21, whose protein sequence is MAETRVRKNESIDDALRRFKRTVSKEGTMAEVKKRKHYEKPSVKRKKKSEAARKKRKF, encoded by the coding sequence ATGGCGGAAACTCGCGTGCGTAAGAACGAGTCGATCGATGATGCTCTTCGTCGCTTCAAGAGAACGGTTTCTAAAGAAGGCACTATGGCTGAAGTAAAGAAGCGCAAGCACTATGAAAAGCCAAGTGTTAAGCGTAAAAAGAAATCTGAGGCAGCAAGGAAAAAGCGTAAGTTCTAA